In Devosia sp. XK-2, one DNA window encodes the following:
- a CDS encoding ABC transporter permease gives MSYVVQRLLTFPLILLGVSILVFVAIRLVPGDAITAMLGTEAGLLTPAQRDALAAYFGIDQPVWAQYLRWLTGLFQGDLGISSIYGKPVLTVILERFPLTLQLSLMSMVIALSIGVPLGVLAASRNERPSDLVVRVLAMLGQSTPNFVVGILIIYVLSVFFGFVPAMGTFTPLFVDPLASFGQLIFPAVTLGFAFAASVTRISRSAMLDVLSDDYVRTARSKGARPMSVIWHHALPNALIPVVTLSGVEFGYLLGGAVIVEQIFALPGLGRLVLDAITQRDYALVQGTVLFIAFNFLVVNLLVDLAYVALDPRIRIGRR, from the coding sequence ATGAGTTATGTGGTTCAGCGCTTGCTGACCTTCCCGCTGATCCTTCTCGGCGTTTCCATTCTGGTTTTTGTCGCCATAAGGCTGGTGCCGGGCGATGCCATCACCGCCATGCTGGGAACCGAAGCGGGCCTTTTGACCCCGGCGCAAAGGGATGCGCTGGCCGCCTATTTCGGCATCGACCAACCCGTCTGGGCGCAATATCTGCGCTGGCTGACCGGCCTGTTCCAGGGCGATCTCGGGATTTCCTCGATCTATGGCAAACCGGTGCTGACCGTGATCCTCGAGCGCTTCCCGCTCACCCTACAGCTTTCGCTGATGTCCATGGTAATCGCGCTCAGCATCGGCGTGCCGCTGGGCGTCCTAGCCGCTTCACGCAACGAACGGCCCAGCGACCTTGTCGTGCGCGTTCTGGCCATGCTGGGCCAGTCGACGCCCAATTTTGTCGTGGGCATTCTCATCATCTATGTGCTGTCGGTGTTTTTCGGCTTCGTGCCGGCCATGGGCACGTTCACGCCGCTTTTTGTCGATCCCCTAGCCAGTTTCGGGCAATTGATCTTCCCAGCCGTTACGCTGGGCTTTGCCTTTGCCGCCTCGGTGACGCGTATTTCGCGCTCGGCCATGCTCGACGTCTTGAGCGACGATTATGTTCGCACCGCCCGGTCCAAGGGCGCGAGGCCGATGAGCGTGATCTGGCACCATGCGCTGCCCAACGCACTCATTCCGGTGGTGACGCTGTCGGGCGTCGAATTCGGCTATCTGCTCGGCGGTGCCGTCATCGTCGAACAAATCTTCGCCCTGCCCGGTCTGGGACGGCTCGTGCTCGATGCCATCACCCAGCGCGACTATGCGCTGGTGCAGGGCACGGTGCTGTTCATTGCCTTTAACTTCCTTGTGGTGAACCTGCTCGTGGACCTCGCCTATGTCGCCCTTGACCCGCGCATCCGGATCGGGAGGCGCTGA
- a CDS encoding ABC transporter permease, giving the protein MGKLLSSLFHHPSGRIGLLIIGLYLIAAIMGTLGLTPHDPLKLFAIDRLKPPSQTYWFGTDLLGRDALSRLMVGIRQSMLIAFASVAIATLAGTVIGLLSAWWGGIWDGIFMRVMDVLLAFPAILLALLIIAIVGPGTMTSVAAIAIVYTPIFARVVRGPALSLKQRDFVDAARTFGSSQFYVLTRHLLLNLVAPLAVQVTLALAWALLTEAGLSFLGLGTQPPTPSLGLMLAESRNLMQHAPWLMAFPALTIMLGILGFNLTGDALRDILDPRTQRREA; this is encoded by the coding sequence ATGGGCAAATTGCTGTCATCGCTGTTCCACCACCCCTCTGGGCGCATTGGCCTCCTCATCATCGGGCTTTATCTCATCGCGGCCATTATGGGCACGCTGGGCCTCACCCCGCATGATCCGTTGAAACTCTTCGCCATCGACCGGCTGAAGCCGCCCAGCCAGACCTATTGGTTCGGCACGGACCTTCTGGGCCGCGATGCCCTGAGCCGCCTGATGGTGGGTATAAGGCAATCGATGTTGATCGCCTTTGCCTCGGTGGCCATCGCCACTCTGGCTGGCACCGTTATCGGCCTCCTCTCAGCCTGGTGGGGCGGCATCTGGGATGGCATCTTCATGCGGGTCATGGATGTGCTGCTAGCCTTCCCGGCGATCCTTCTAGCCCTCCTGATCATTGCCATTGTCGGCCCCGGCACCATGACCAGCGTGGCCGCCATCGCCATTGTCTACACGCCCATCTTTGCGCGCGTGGTGCGCGGCCCGGCGCTCTCGCTCAAGCAGCGCGATTTCGTCGATGCCGCTCGCACCTTTGGCAGCTCGCAATTCTATGTGCTGACCCGGCATTTGCTGCTGAACCTGGTGGCGCCGCTGGCCGTACAGGTCACGCTCGCCCTGGCCTGGGCGCTGCTTACCGAAGCAGGTCTTTCCTTCCTGGGTCTGGGCACGCAGCCGCCGACGCCCTCGTTGGGCCTGATGCTGGCAGAAAGCCGCAACCTCATGCAGCACGCGCCCTGGCTGATGGCCTTTCCGGCGCTGACCATCATGCTGGGTATTCTCGGCTTCAACCTGACCGGTGACGCGCTCAGGGA